The genomic stretch TCTTTCGATGTTCAATGAGGTTGGAGCTCTGgctgaaggccttcccacactcttcacatttgtaaggtttcttcCCAGTGTGAATCCTCTGGTGCCGAATGAGGTGGGACCTGTGACAAAAGGCTTTCCCACAGAGATCGCATTCGTGAGGTTTCTTGAGGGTGTGGAttttccgatgctggctcaggcCGGAGCTCTGGttgaaggatttcccacattccttacactgataaggtttctctcctgtatgGATTCTCTCGTGTTTTCTGAGACTTGAGCTCCGGCTGAAATCCTTCCCACATTCCCTACACTCGTACGGTCTCTTTCCAGTGTGGGTTTTCTGGTGTTGCGTGAGGGCTGAGCTCTGGCGAAAGGCTTTTCCGCATTCCCGGCATTCGTagggcttctccccagtgtgAATGATCTGATGTCTGAGAAGGTGTGAGCTCTGgctgaaggccttcccacactcaCAGCACTCATAGGGCTTCTCCCCGGTGTGAATCACCAGGTGCCTGAGGAGGTGTGAGCTCTGgctgaaggccttcccacattcccgACATGCATAGGGTTTTGCGGGTGGTGCAGTTCTGTGAGGCTCATTAGGTCCTGAGTGTGCCCTGTTTGCCTTCTCACAATTGTGTTTACTGGGTTCCTCTCCACTGTGGATTATCTGACACATACTAAGGTCTGATTTCTGGAAGAAGGTTGGGCTGAAGATATCATCATCCTGGGGTCTATTCACCGGGGGGGTACTTTGATGCTGAACAGGGCTTGAGCATAAGCTGAAATTGCCCTCATAATCGTCATGTTCCTCGTCTTGTTCCCCGAGAGGGATCTCCTTATAAATAACAGCCATTTGCTCTAAACCTCTTTCCTGAAGAAAAGGATCCCCCAGGTCCTCCTCTGGGAAGAGTCCTTGCTGTATCTCTAAGCTGTCCCCAAACACAAAGGTCTCACCAAACTTGGCTGCTGGGGGAACCTCCATTGTGAATCTAGTGTCACCCCCAATAACTGTATTTCTTGAAAGATCGTCTTCTTAAGGGCACTTACTGTCCTCCCAAtctgagaagaaaacaaggaaCATTGTCAAGTCTGCAGATCAGGGCCCTAGGACGTACCTCCTGCCTGTGCCAGAATCTATCGTGGACCAAACGAAATAGGTATAAGATCCAAGCTGGCCCTTGAGATGATCCCCACTGAGTTAGAGACAAGTCTGATTTATCAGAAACACTACAAAGAAGATGGACAGAATCAAGTGCTATACCAAGGGATCTAGAATCTAAAGACTGAAGGGGTTCAGAAAGGTAGACGAGACCAGAAGTGGAGCCACTGTGGAAAGGGGGCAAGATTCTGGCTAATGGAGGATCTTGACGATGGCAGTTTTTGAGAGAGTACAAACTTCCCTCCTCTACTAGGTTAGCTGCAGCCCCTCCAATCAGGTGCCCAAGCCACAACCCTGGGAGTCAGCCTagaccttctccctctctcaccgcATACTTCTAGTCTATCCATTTCCTGAGGCTCTATTAAgaggtctctgtctctctgtcagtcTGCAGCTCAGGCCTCATGCAGTTCCCCAGGATCACTTCAATGCTCACCGCCCAAATGACCACCGACCCCCAGCTTCTACTCCTCCCTCAGGTCTGTTCTCTACCTTGACACCAGCGTCAAATACCCCAAACACAGGCCCGATCATCTCCTCAGGATCTCGCGGCAGCCCAAAGCCTTCAAAAAGCCCTTGGCACTAGCCgtcccagccccagctccagccTCTCCTTCCATGTAGCCCTAGCTGCTGCTTCATCCTCCTAACAGGTTCCCCTCCCGTCTCAGATTGCCACTGGCTCATCTTCCCAgacccagtctttttttttttttaagattttatttatttatttgacagagatcacaagtaggcagagaggcaggcagagagagaggggaggaagcaggctccctgcagagcagagagcctgatgcggggctcaatcccaggaccctgggatcatgacctgagccaaaggcagaggctttaacccactgagccacccaggagcccccagactcAGTCTTAATGTCCCTTTTTCTGTACCCTAAGTCTGGTGATCTCAGGCTCAGGGATCTGCAGAGCTCAGTGCATGTGTCCATCAAAGCACTCACAACCCTGGATGGCAAACATGCTGCCTGAGAGCTCCCTGGGGGCAAGTACTGTGCTCCTTCAACGtgaagcccccagcccccagcataACAGGACAATCTCCACACACAGTGGTTGCATAAATACATgactgaatggaagaaaagtcATGTTTTCCTG from Neovison vison isolate M4711 chromosome 3, ASM_NN_V1, whole genome shotgun sequence encodes the following:
- the ZNF70 gene encoding zinc finger protein 70, with translation MEVPPAAKFGETFVFGDSLEIQQGLFPEEDLGDPFLQERGLEQMAVIYKEIPLGEQDEEHDDYEGNFSLCSSPVQHQSTPPVNRPQDDDIFSPTFFQKSDLSMCQIIHSGEEPSKHNCEKANRAHSGPNEPHRTAPPAKPYACRECGKAFSQSSHLLRHLVIHTGEKPYECCECGKAFSQSSHLLRHQIIHTGEKPYECRECGKAFRQSSALTQHQKTHTGKRPYECRECGKDFSRSSSLRKHERIHTGEKPYQCKECGKSFNQSSGLSQHRKIHTLKKPHECDLCGKAFCHRSHLIRHQRIHTGKKPYKCEECGKAFSQSSNLIEHRKTHTGEKPYKCHKCGKAFSQSSSLIEHQRIHTGEKPYECGQCGKAFCHSSALIQHQRIHTGKKPYTCNECGKAFRHRSALIEHYKTHTREKPYECNKCGKSFRGSSHLIRHQKIHAGEKL